In a genomic window of Sphingomonas koreensis:
- a CDS encoding ABC transporter permease has translation MWNRLRTLIVKELQALTRDPAAVRLLIMPVILQVILFPFAATLDVRDASIGILNQDGGKASTEIVQRIAAAEAFGEVRILTSDDELRDALNRQQVLLAVRFLPSFSRDLARGDAASVQVIGDGRRSNSAQLAQGYVDQIVRGYGAEISGDPRSRGSFGSAEVVTRNWYNPNLEGRWSIVTSLVAIMTTLGVLITTALSVAREREQGTLDQILVSPLSPALIMLGKTIPAVMIGTFQATIIVLVAIFIFGVPFTGSLLVLYTGMLLYALALCGFGLFISAISETQQQAFLGVFTFMMPAILLSGFIAPVANMPLWLQWVSWIDPLRHFIVIVKGVFLKGSGFVEIWSSLWPIAVIAVGTLGTAYFIFRRRTA, from the coding sequence ATGTGGAATCGTCTTCGCACCCTCATCGTCAAAGAGCTTCAGGCGCTCACTCGCGACCCGGCGGCGGTGCGCCTTCTGATCATGCCGGTGATCCTGCAGGTCATTCTGTTTCCGTTCGCCGCCACGCTCGACGTGCGAGACGCGTCGATCGGCATCCTCAATCAAGACGGCGGCAAGGCCTCGACCGAGATCGTGCAGCGCATCGCCGCCGCCGAGGCGTTCGGCGAGGTGCGCATACTGACCAGCGACGACGAACTGCGCGATGCCCTCAATCGCCAACAAGTCCTGCTCGCGGTTCGCTTCCTGCCATCCTTCTCTCGTGATCTCGCGCGCGGTGATGCGGCGTCTGTCCAAGTCATCGGCGATGGTCGCCGATCCAACAGTGCGCAACTCGCGCAGGGCTATGTCGACCAGATCGTCCGCGGCTACGGTGCAGAGATATCGGGCGACCCGCGTTCGCGCGGATCATTCGGTTCCGCCGAAGTGGTTACGCGGAACTGGTACAATCCGAACCTTGAAGGACGCTGGTCGATCGTCACTAGCCTGGTAGCGATCATGACGACGCTGGGCGTGTTGATCACGACCGCTTTGTCCGTGGCCCGCGAACGCGAGCAGGGAACGCTCGACCAGATCCTGGTCTCACCCCTGTCGCCGGCGCTCATCATGTTGGGCAAGACGATTCCGGCGGTAATGATCGGAACCTTTCAGGCCACCATCATCGTCCTTGTCGCGATTTTCATCTTTGGCGTTCCGTTCACCGGGTCGCTGCTCGTCTTGTACACCGGCATGCTGCTGTACGCGCTCGCGCTCTGCGGCTTCGGGCTGTTCATCTCCGCGATCTCGGAGACCCAACAGCAAGCCTTTCTCGGCGTCTTCACCTTCATGATGCCTGCGATCCTCTTGTCGGGATTCATCGCCCCGGTCGCGAACATGCCGCTGTGGTTGCAGTGGGTCAGCTGGATCGATCCGCTTCGGCATTTCATCGTCATCGTGAAGGGCGTGTTCCTCAAGGGGAGCGGCTTTGTCGAGATCTGGTCCAGCCTCTGGCCGATCGCCGTGATCGCCGTCGGAACGCTCGGGACCGCATATTTCATCTTTCGGAGAAGGACCGCATGA
- a CDS encoding ABC transporter permease, whose product MTGETQSPGPKTGQLSGRRLWALVRKETIQTLRDPSSILIAGLMPLIMLFLFGYGLNLDTGTTRVAVVIEDSGSPAQDVAAAIAGSPYLSVTYNGDRETAARLLDRGEVGGFIVVPDGFSRAVERGGRGEVQAITDGTEPNTAAFVNAYVSGAVSVWREQRGSREASPQKAGVSTVARYWFNPSTISRNSLVPGSIAVIMTVVGALLTSLVVAREWERGTMEALLSTPITRTELLLTKIIPYFGLGMVSMAICVVLATAVLDVPFRGSLLLLFLATALFLGTALGLGLLLSTAIRTQFNAAQAALNAAFLPVMMLSGFVYEIGSMPQPVQIVASILPGRYFVTILQTLFQSDYAGQLYWLNAMALSLIAAIFLGLTALKTKRTLD is encoded by the coding sequence ATGACCGGCGAGACCCAGAGCCCTGGTCCAAAAACGGGCCAGCTGTCCGGCCGACGGCTGTGGGCGCTGGTGCGCAAGGAGACCATCCAAACGCTGCGTGATCCGTCGAGCATCCTGATCGCGGGACTCATGCCGCTCATCATGCTGTTCCTGTTCGGCTACGGGCTGAACCTCGACACAGGCACGACGCGGGTCGCCGTCGTCATTGAGGACTCTGGCTCGCCGGCGCAGGACGTCGCCGCTGCGATCGCGGGATCGCCCTATCTCAGCGTGACCTATAACGGCGACCGCGAAACCGCTGCCCGACTGCTCGACCGCGGCGAGGTCGGAGGCTTCATCGTCGTGCCGGATGGCTTCTCGCGGGCCGTCGAACGCGGTGGGCGGGGCGAGGTGCAGGCGATCACCGATGGGACCGAGCCGAACACCGCCGCTTTCGTCAACGCCTATGTGTCGGGCGCGGTCTCGGTATGGCGCGAGCAGCGTGGCAGCCGCGAAGCCTCACCCCAGAAGGCGGGTGTCTCTACCGTCGCCCGCTACTGGTTCAATCCTTCGACGATCAGCCGCAACTCGCTGGTTCCCGGCTCGATCGCCGTGATCATGACGGTCGTCGGGGCGCTCCTCACCTCGCTCGTTGTCGCCCGTGAATGGGAGCGTGGCACGATGGAGGCGCTGCTTTCCACTCCGATTACCCGCACCGAACTGCTTCTGACGAAGATCATTCCGTATTTCGGGCTGGGCATGGTTTCCATGGCGATCTGCGTCGTCCTCGCGACCGCCGTCCTTGACGTGCCGTTCCGAGGCTCGCTCCTGTTGCTGTTTCTGGCGACGGCGCTGTTCCTCGGCACCGCTCTTGGACTGGGGCTGTTGCTGTCGACGGCGATCCGCACCCAGTTCAACGCCGCCCAGGCCGCGCTCAACGCCGCCTTCCTCCCCGTCATGATGCTCTCGGGCTTCGTCTATGAGATCGGCAGCATGCCCCAGCCGGTGCAGATCGTCGCGTCGATCCTCCCGGGCCGCTATTTCGTGACCATCCTTCAGACCCTGTTCCAGTCGGATTACGCCGGCCAACTCTATTGGCTGAATGCGATGGCGCTGTCGCTGATCGCCGCAATCTTCCTCGGGCTCACGGCGCTCAAGACCAAGCGGACGCTCGACTGA